Proteins co-encoded in one Microcebus murinus isolate Inina chromosome 5, M.murinus_Inina_mat1.0, whole genome shotgun sequence genomic window:
- the PLAGL1 gene encoding zinc finger protein PLAGL1, giving the protein MAAFSCQICGKTFLTLGKLTVHNYSHSRERPHKCEQPDCGKAFVSRYKLMRHMATHSPQKSHQCAHCKKTFNRKDHLKNHLQTHGPNKMAFGCECGKKYNTVLGYKRHLALHAASSGDLTCGVCALELGSTEVLLDHLKAHAEEKPPSGTKEKKHQCDHCERCFYTRKDVRRHLVVHTGCKDFLCQFCAQRFGRKDHLTRHTKKTHSQELMKENLQTGDLLSTFYPISPPFQLKAAPLSPFPIGASAQSGLASSLPAEVHSFTLSPPEQATPPIQLLLEPLASLYPSVSPGSPAALPNHNTTSTSYSTPLASLPLKADPKGFCNINLFEDLPLQETLSPPKLSPSFDLANASAGKINMPRELPADAVNLTLPASLDLSPLLGFWQLPPPTTQNGYGNSTLTLGPGESLPSMLSCLGQQQQKEPPLAMGTMSLGQLPLPPAPHVFSTGTGSAILPHFHHAFR; this is encoded by the exons ATGGCCGCGTTCTCCTGTCAGATTTGCGGCAAGACGTTCCTCACCCTGGGGAAGCTCACTGTCCACAATTATTCCCACTCCAGGGAGCGGCCGCACAAATGTGAGCAGCCCGACTGTGGCAAAGCCTTTGTTTCCAGATACAAACTGATGAG GCACATGGCTACGCATTCTCCCCAGAAATCTCACCAGTGTGCTCACTGTAAGAAGACGTTCAACCGGAAAGACCACCTGAAAAACCACCTCCAGACCCACGGCCCCAACAAAATGGCCTTTGGGTGTGAGTGTGGGAAGAAGTACAACACCGTGCTGGGCTATAAGAGGCACCTAGCCCTCCACGCGGCCAGCAGTGGCGACCTCACATGCGGGGTCTGTGCCCTGGAGCTAGGGAGCACCGAGGTGCTGCTGGATCACCTCAAAGCCCATGCAGAAGAAAAGCCCCCTAGTGGAACCAAGGAAAAGAAGCACCAGTGCGACCACTGTGAAAGATGCTTCTACACCCGGAAGGATGTGCGACGCCACCTGGTGGTCCACACAGGGTGCAAGGACTTCCTGTGCCAATTCTGCGCCCAGAGATTTGGGCGCAAGGACCACCTCACCCGGCATACCAAGAAGACACACTCCCAGGAGCTGATGAAAGAGAATCTGCAGACCGGAGACCTTCTGAGCACCTTCTACCCCATCTCGCCTCCGTTTCAACTGAAGGCTGCCCCGTTGTCTCCTTTCCCCATAGGAGCGTCTGCCCAGAGCGGGCTTGCAAGTAGCTTGCCGGCTGAGGTCCACAGCTTCACCCTCAGCCCCCCAGAGCAAGCCACCCCGCCTATTCAGCTGCTGCTAGAGCCCCTCGCCTCCCTGTACCCCTCGGTGTCACCTGGCtctcctgcagccctgcccaaCCACAACACCACTTCTACCTCATACTCCACCCCACTTGCAAGCCTGCCCCTCAAAGCAGATCCTAAAGGGTTTTGCAATATCAATTTGTTCGAGGACTTGCCGCTGCAAGAGACTCTGTCACCTCCCAAGCTCAGCCCCAGTTTTGATCTGGCGAACGCAAGTGCTGGTAAAATAAACATGCCCAGGGAGCTGCCTGCAGATGCCGTGAACCTCACACTACCTGCCTCTCTCGACCTGTCCCCCCTGTTGGGTTTCTGGCAGCTGCCGCCTCCCACTACCCAGAATGGCTATGGGAATAGCACTCTCACTCTGGGGCCAGGGGAATCTCTGCCCAGCATGTTAAGCTGTCTGGGGCAGCAACAGCAGAAGGAACCCCCACTAGCCATGGGCACCATGAGCCTGGGtcagctccccctcccccctgccccccatgtCTTCTCAACTGGCACTGGCTCTGCCATCCTGCCCCATTTCCACCACGCATTCCGCTAa
- the ZC2HC1B gene encoding zinc finger C2HC domain-containing protein 1B isoform X2: MAESGPFLADGNQELFPCDVCGRRFAADVLERHGPICKKLFNKKRKPFNSLKQRLQGTDIPTVRNAAQSESQPVKKPNWRQQHEEFINVIRSAKQYSLAIKEGRPLPPLLPPSLNLDYIQCPYCMRKFNETASQRHVNFCKDQSSRRVFDPAQTAAKLASRGQGRAQMSPKKEPTVTSAVGALLQNRALEAMSGFSTEPGSAMDTASGAKPRQGFNKSSKKD; encoded by the exons ATGGCAATCAGGAGTTATTTCCCTGTGATGTCTGTGGAAGACGCTTTGCAGCAGATGTTCTG GAGAGGCATGGACCAATATGTAAAAAACTCTTCAACAAAAAGCGTAAACCTTTCAATTCCTTGAAGCAAAGATTACAAGGCACTGACATTCCTACTGTGAGGAATGCTGCTCAGTCCGAG tctCAACCTGTGAAGAAACCTAACTGGAGACAACAGCATGAGGAATTCATTAATGTGATCCGATCAGCAAAGCAGTATTCGCTGGCCATTAAAGAAggccggcccctcccacctctaCTGCCTCCATCCCTGAACCTAG ATTATATTCAGTGCCCATATTGTATGAGGAAGTTTAATGAAACCGCATCCCAGCGACATGTTAATTTCTGCAAGGATCAATCATCTCGCCGAGTCTTTGATCCAGCCCAGACAGCAGCCAAACTGGCATCCAGAGGCCAG GGTAGGGCTCAGATGAGTCCCAAAAAAGAGCCAACTGTTACAAGTGCCGTGGGAGCTTTGCTACAGAACAGAGCCCTGGAGGCCATGAGTGGGTTCTCAACCGAGCCAG GATCAGCTATGGACACTGCTTCCGGAGCAAAACCCAGACAAGGATTTAATAAATCTTCTAAAAAAGATTAA
- the ZC2HC1B gene encoding zinc finger C2HC domain-containing protein 1B isoform X1 has product MAESGPFLADGNQELFPCDVCGRRFAADVLERHGPICKKLFNKKRKPFNSLKQRLQGTDIPTVRNAAQSESQPVKKPNWRQQHEEFINVIRSAKQYSLAIKEGRPLPPLLPPSLNLDYIQCPYCMRKFNETASQRHVNFCKDQSSRRVFDPAQTAAKLASRGQGRAQMSPKKEPTVTSAVGALLQNRALEAMSGFSTEPDSIIFIVLSSSLQIVSSSCSGSAMDTASGAKPRQGFNKSSKKD; this is encoded by the exons ATGGCAATCAGGAGTTATTTCCCTGTGATGTCTGTGGAAGACGCTTTGCAGCAGATGTTCTG GAGAGGCATGGACCAATATGTAAAAAACTCTTCAACAAAAAGCGTAAACCTTTCAATTCCTTGAAGCAAAGATTACAAGGCACTGACATTCCTACTGTGAGGAATGCTGCTCAGTCCGAG tctCAACCTGTGAAGAAACCTAACTGGAGACAACAGCATGAGGAATTCATTAATGTGATCCGATCAGCAAAGCAGTATTCGCTGGCCATTAAAGAAggccggcccctcccacctctaCTGCCTCCATCCCTGAACCTAG ATTATATTCAGTGCCCATATTGTATGAGGAAGTTTAATGAAACCGCATCCCAGCGACATGTTAATTTCTGCAAGGATCAATCATCTCGCCGAGTCTTTGATCCAGCCCAGACAGCAGCCAAACTGGCATCCAGAGGCCAG GGTAGGGCTCAGATGAGTCCCAAAAAAGAGCCAACTGTTACAAGTGCCGTGGGAGCTTTGCTACAGAACAGAGCCCTGGAGGCCATGAGTGGGTTCTCAACCGAGCCAG ACTCAATAATTTTCATTGTGCTGTCTTCAAGTTTGCAGattgtttcttcttcctgctcAG GATCAGCTATGGACACTGCTTCCGGAGCAAAACCCAGACAAGGATTTAATAAATCTTCTAAAAAAGATTAA